AATCTTTCTCCTGTTCGGTTATATAGTCATACTTGGCCATCTGGGCCAGTACAACATTTCTTCGCGTTTTAACCATTTCCTCCCTTCGAAGGGGATTAAATAAAGACGAGTTTTTGAACATACCCACCAACATAGCGGATTCCTCAATCTTTAAATCTTTGGGTTCCTTGCCAAAATAAATCCGGGCCGCAGAGCGGATACCATCTGCATTATTCCCAAAATCATAAATATTAAAATACATACTGATGATTTCCTCCTTGGTATAGCTACGTTCCAACCTTATCGCCAAGACCCACTCCTTTACTTTTTGCTTTAAGGCGTCCAACTTACTTCTAGACCGTACCCCTACAAAAAGCTGTCTAGCCAACTGTTGACTTATCGTACTGGCTCCACCCCTAGTGCCCAAAAAGAAAAATGCCCTTACCGTTCCCCTAAAATCAATTCCTGAATGGTCTTGAAAGCGAGCATCTTCGGTAGCTACCAAGGCGTTTACCAGGTTTTCCGGAAGATCTTCATATTTTACATCCGTACGGTTATCATCCAAATAAAACTTTCCCAATAAATCCCCATCGGATGAGATAATCTGAGAGGCCAAGTTGGTTTGCGGGTTTTCCAAATACTCATAAGGAGGCAATTCTCCAAAAAGTCCCCATGAAGCAGAAAGAAATATAAGTGCGACGATGGATACTCCGGAAACAAATAAGATCCAGAACCATTTGATGTATTTGGAAAAGCCAGGATTGCTTTTCTTTTTTACTGCTTTTGCCATTAGCTTAGGGATTACTTTTTGTTATTTCCAATCCTACATCGGTAATACCTTCCAATGCCATGATGCCCTGTATATTACCGTTTTTTCGCATTGCATGCGAAACTTCTAATGTATATACGCCAGAAGTCGGAAAAACGATGTTTTCCTTATACCATAATTTATTCTCCTTTAAACTTCCTGTCCCTTTACCCAACCAGGTACCATCCGGCAGTGCCATGTCATACTCCAAGGTATCCTGTAATACTTCTCCCTCTGGAGTGTTTAGTGAAGTTATTAAGTACAGGTTGCTATACGGAAAGTTATTATCGTTTCTAACGTTAATGTACATGTTGTATTCCTGTACGGTATCTGTTTCCGAAAAACTGAACTCCAAAACATCGTCCTTGTTCCAAACAGCACCAGGCAAGCTTTTATATTCCGTAGTTACCACATTGGTATTACATGAAGAAAGCAAGATAAAGGCAAACCCAAAAAAAAGATAATTACGCATTGTTTTTGCTCCTATTTGGTTTTCTGTTTTTACTCGTGTTCTTTTTTCTATTGCGGTTCCTGTTTCTTTTGGATTTCTTCTTTGGCCTATCAAAACGGGTAAGGCTATCTTGACCGACTGTATTTTCAAAAACTACTTTATCCTCGACAATATTGTCCACGGCATAAATTTCCAGACTGGGAACCTTGTCTTTTCTCTTGTTTTTTTCAAGGATTTCATTTACTTGGTCTTTTGACAAAACATGCCAATTGGAGGGGTCATCTTTATAGGAAAACCATAGAAGCTCCTTGAAAATATCCGTTTTCTGGCAGAATGCTATTCCCTTTTCCGTAAAGAGCTTGGTGTCCTGTGCAGGAAAATCTTTAAGGGCGTCCAAATAAACATCCAATTCGTAGTTGAGGCAACATTTTAATTTTCCACATTGCCCCGCCAATTTTTGAGGGTTCAGGGAAAGCTGCTGGTAGCGTGCCGCCGAGGTACTTACGGACCTAAAATCCGTTAACCATGTAGAACAACATAATTCCCTTCCACAAGAACCGATACCTCCCAAACGCTGAGCTTCCTGTCTGTAGCCAATCTGCCGCATTTCTATTCGTATTCCGAAGGCCTTGGCCATGTCCTTTATAAGTTGTCGAAAATCTACCCGGTCTTCGGCTGTGTAGTAAAAAGTGGCCTTGGAACCATCGCCCTGGAACTCCACATCCGAAATTTTCATCTGAAGTTTTAAAATAATGGCGATTTCCCTTGACCTTTTTTTTATTTCTTCTTCCCTGTTCCTACATTTTTGCCAGATGTCGATATCCTTCTGTGTAGCCTTCCTATATATTTTAGGTAGCTCTTCTTTGGAAGGGTCTATTTTTTTTCGCTTCATCTGTACGCGAACAAGCTCACCTGAAAGCGTAACCATACCAATGTCATGGCCGGACTGTGCCTGAGTAGCCACGACATCCCCAATGGAAAGGGTTAGATTATCCGTATTTTTAAAGTATTCCTTTCTACTGTTCTTAAAGCGGACTTCAACATACTCAAAAGGCCTTTCCCCATTGGGGAGCGACATATTTGAAAGCCAATCAAAAACAGTTAATTTATTGCAACCATCTGTACCGCAAGTACCGTTATTCTTGCATCCCTTTGGTTGTCCATCCTTACCGGTAGAACAACTACTACAACCCATATTTTATATATTGATTTGAACAAATCCCAAACGGATTCCTCAAACTAGGTTCATAAAAAATCTTCTTGTAAAGATAATGAAATAATATGCGAAAAAAAGAGGGGCCTTTTCGCATTTGTAGATGAAACATCCAAATTTTCGATTACACAATATCCTTATTTCTTGAACTTAAGCACTTCTGACCTTCCCTTTTTAAAGATTTTATTGCTCACCACCTTACCTTTTCTAAGTGCCTTTTGTTCTTCATAGGGCAGGGCATGTATTTCCATACAGTGTTCCGAGCAGCAATTGTTCATTTTCTGGGCGCATTTTTTACATTGAATGAACAACAAATGACAGGCCTCATTAGCGCAGTTCACATGATCATCACAGGGCTCCCCACATTGGTGGCATTGGGATATAATGTCATTACTGATACGCTCCCCCCGACGGTGATCAAAAACAAAGTTCTTGCCAACAAATTTGTTCTCTAGCTTCTTTTGTTCTACCTGTCTTGCATATTCAATAATACCACCTTCCAACTGAAAAACCTGCTTAAATCCTTTATGTTTATAATAGGCGCTTGCCTTTTCGCAACGAATACCCCCTGTACAATACATGACCAGTTTCTTGTCCTCTTTATGGTCTTGCAAGTCCTTTTCAATGATGTCCAGGGAATCCCTAAACGTATCCACATCAGGGGTTACTGCATTCTTAAAATGCCCTATTTCGCTTTCATAGTGGTTTCTCATGTCTACCAACACCGTGTCCGGGTCCTCGATCAATTCATTGAATTTCTCGGCATCCACATGGACTCCTTTATTGGTTACGTCAAAAGTGTTATCATTAAGACCGTCGGCCAAGATTTTATGACGCACCTTAACCTTCAATTTCAAGAAGGACATATTATCTTGTTCTATAGCTATGTTCAACCGAACATTTTTCAAAAAAGTAATACTGTCCAAGAAATCCTTGAACTGTTGAAAATTTTCCGCGGGAACGGACAACTGGGCATTGATTCCCTCATGGGCCACATAAATACGTCCCAATACGTCCAATTCGTTCCAATGAATAAACAAATGATTTCTAAATATGGCAGGATTGCCAATGTGTGCATATTGATAGAAAGATATGGTCAGGCGCTCCTGACCGGCCTCTTCAATAAGGGCTGCTCTTTCCTTTGCACTTAAGGTATTGTACAGTTGCATGCTATACTAATATTTTAAGTTAACAAGTTTTGAGCGGCAAAGATATAAAATCCTAAAGTAACGTTCGAGGGAGTGCTATTTCAAAAAAAAGTCCCGATAATTCGGGACTTTTTGTTCGGCCATTCCTGCTTTCCTCTTCACAGCATTAGTTGAGTTAGTTTATATACAAGGAATTGGCCATTAAAACCAATAACACTAAAAACAATGGACAAATCCTTAATTTACCCGTATGTTTTTTAATAGATATAAAAAGGTGAAAATGGTTGCGTAATAAAAGTGAATATTCTTTTTTAAGAAAAGAAACACTAATTTAGCGATCCTAAAAAACACAGAAATGAGTTCTGAAAAAGAAGCCAAATTAAAAGCCCTAAAACTAACCCTTGACAAACTGGACAAAACCTATGGAAAAGGTGCAGTAATGAAGATGGGAGATAGCGTTGTTGAAGATGTAGAAGTTATTCCATCAGGATCTTTAGGCCTGGATATTGCATTGGGAGTTGGCGGATATCCAAGAGGACGTGTCATAGAGATTTACGGACCGGAATCCTCTGGTAAAACAACGCTTACTTTACATGCAATTGCAGAAGCCCAAAAAAAGGGAGGTATCGCCGCCTTTATTGATGCAGAACATGCTTTTGACCGCTTTTATGCCCAGAAATTGGGTGTCGATATAGATAATTTAATTATTTCCCAACCAGACAATGGGGAACAAGCTTTGGAAATAGCGGACAACCTGATTCGTTCAGGGGCAATTGACATAGTCATTATCGATTCTGTTGCCGCACTCACCCCTAAAAGTGAAATTGAAGGCGAAATGGGGGATTCCAAAATGGGTCTGCATGCCCGTTTGATGTCCCAAGCACTCAGGAAACTAACAAGTTCCATAAGTAAAACACATTGTACCGTAATTTTCATCAACCAATTGCGTGAAAAAATCGGGGTTATGTTCGGGAACCCGGAAACAACTACCGGAGGTAACGCCCTTAAGTTTTACGCTTCCGTTCGTTTGGACATTAGACGTTCCACCCAAATAAAGGATACGGACGGTAACGTTCAAGGTAACAAAACCCGTGTAAAGGTGGTCAAAAACAAAGTGGCCCCACCATTTAGGACCACAGAGTTTGATATTATGTACGGGGAGGGAATCTCCAAAGTGGGAGAAATTATTGATCTTGGGGTTGAATATGAAATCATTAAAAAGAGTGGTTCCTGGTTCAGCTACGGGGACACCAAACTAGGGCAAGGAAGGGATGCGGTAAAAACGCTCTTACTGGACAACCCGGAATTATTGGAAGAACTTGATGGAAAAATACGGGATGCCATCAACGCGGTCAATAAATAGACTAGGTCTATTTAAATGCCGTTAGTTTCAAAGAAGGTGTTTCGTTCGAATACAAAATATATTCCCATCCAGTCCCTTGAACGAGTAAAACATCTCCACCCCTAAAAAATAGGGTTAAAACGCAACCATTAGAGTACATTTTCATCTTTCTTATAAAAGAGATTGTAAGGATGATAAAGAAATATACCCTAGTGGTTGCTTTATTTACTTTTATATTAGGAGGCTGTTCCCTTGAAGAAGATGAAACCAACTTCTATTTCACGTCATTACCCATTGAAAGTGTGGAATTGCCGGAGTCGTTCAATCTTAACGAAACGTATAAGATAAACGTGACCTATTCTATACCGGATGGATGTACCCAATATGAAGGATTTGATGTGACCAAAGAAGACATTACGGTAAGAAATGTGGTTGCCGTAGGTGTTGCAATGACAGATTTGGTATCTTGTACCCAAGTGGTAACCCAAGAGGAAGCTTCGTTCAATTTTATAGTAAAGTACGACCAGCCTTACACCTTTAGATTTTATCAAGGGGAAAATAGCGAAGGCGAACCGGAGTTTTTAGAATTGGTAGTGCCCGTGAACTAGATGCAAAAAACATAACCAACAGATTTGTTGCTGGAAGAACTGGTAGATAGATGTAAAAAGGGCGATCGAAAGGCCCAAGAACAACTGTATAAGCAATATGCAGGGGTTCTATTTGGTATTTGCTTAAAATATTCCCGTAATAAAACTGAAGCAGAGGACAACCTACATGATAGCTTTATGACCATTTTTGAGAAAATTGGTCAATACAAGTCCAAGGGGTCTTTTGAAGGTTGGATCAAAAGAATTACCATTAACACTGTATTACAGAAATATAGACGGGAAGAGTATTTAAGCTTGGTCAACGAAAATACCCCGGAGGAAGTGACCTTGGAATCCGATTATTCGGATATTGGACTCCAAACATTATTGGGGTATATACAAGAATTACCCAATAAATATAGGGCAACCTTTAACCTGTACGTGTTGGACGGTTACAGCCATAATGAAATTAGTGAGTTACTGGGTACTTCCGTTGGAACCTCCAAATCCAATCTTGCACGTGCAAGAATGTTGTTAAGGGAAAAAATTGAAAGTAAAATATCTCAATCCATTATTGGGTTGATGATCGTAATAGGAAATTGTTTATGATCCCGTTGGGGATACGTAGAAAAATGAGTTTTGAAAAATGAGTAAGAAGCATTTAGACGAATTTTTCCAAGAAAAATTCAAAGGTTTTGAGGAAACACCGGACGAAAAGGTATGGCATACCATTGAGGCCTCCTTGGACAAAAGGAAAAAGAAAAGAATTCTTCCATTGTGGTGGCAATTGGGAGGTGTGGCAGCTGTCCTCATTATGGGTCTATTAGTATTTAATCCATTTGAAGACAGTATCGACCCAGATACTAATGGTGTTACAGATATAGAGAATACCAACAGTGATTCCAAATCAATTGAAGACTCCTTGAATTCTAGCAAGGATAATACAAAAGTTACAAATACTGAAAATGCAGTGGAAATCGAAAATAGGAACGAAACGTTGCAACAAAATACCATGGTGGAAAAGGATGGGAAAAATTCTATCAACTCCCTTGAAAATGGAATAGCCAACAGTAACCAAAAGAAGGGTTCGATCCATTCCAATTCTACCAAAACGAATATGACAGTTCAGGCTGACGAGAAAGTCTCTGCGCAGAATGCCATTTCCAAAAACACAAGCGATACCAAAGAAGGTCAGGATTCTGGAATTGCCGCTATTGAAAATAACAATGTGGAGGAAACAATACCCAACAATGAAGAGGCAAATTCGATTACAAATAATGAGAATGGAATAGCAGATAGTGAATCGATTAATACCGATAATAAGAAGGAGGCTAACAAGCTTGAAGGCAAAAAATCCTTGTACGATGAAATCAAGGATATAGAGAAGGAAGGAATCGTAGAGGCTAAGAGTTCCGTTAATCGGTGGTCCGCCGGGCCTAGTATTGCCCCAGTCTATTTTGATGCTCTGGGAAAAGGTTCTCCTGTAAGCCCAATGTTCAGTGGGAATTCAAAATCCGGAAATATCAATCTAAGTTATGGACTATCCGTAGCTTATGAAATAAGTCCCAAGTTATCCGTTAGGTCGGGGGTGCACAAGGTAGATTACGGCTACGATACCAATGACGTGTTTTTTACCTCATCCCTTTCAGCCTCAAGCCAGAATCGCATTGCCAATATTGATTATGCCGGAACTGCGGAAAACCTGGTAGTATCGGCGAATAACGCCACCCTAAATTCAGGAAGCAAATCTTTTGATGTATCGGCAAGAACTGCCAATAGATCAGGTGTAATGGCACAGCAATTGGGTTATTTGGAGGTACCGGTAGAGCTAAGTTACGCCTTGGTCAACAAAAAGTTTGGTGTACATATAATTGGCGGAGTTAGCTCCTTGTTCCTTGTGGAAAATGAAGTGGATTTAACCTCTGGGAATTTGACCACGCAGATAGGTGAAGCCAATAATGTAAACGACCTAAACTTTAGCGCCAATTTTGGATTAGGGCTTGGATATCAATTTTCACCAAAACTAAGATTGAATATCGAACCTGTATTCAAGTATCAATTGAATACCTTTTCCAATGTGGACGGCACTTTTAATCCCTATACTGTTGGAGTATATAGTGGCCTTAGTTTTAAATTTTAATAAGGGGATTTAACGGCCAGAAGAAATAAGGTCATTATAAATGATGTCACGTACCTCCTCACGTAAAGTGCTTTTATCCTCTTCTGACAAGATTCCCGTTTCAAAAAACTCATGTACCCTTGCCCTGACCGTACCTGGGCCGCCACTGAAGAAGGTAAATGAAAAACGTTTTTTATTGTCATAGAACGTAATAGGAACTAGTGGTATTTTATGGGCTATGGCCATTTTAAAGGCCCCGTCCTTAAAATTGTCAAGAATTATGTTTTCATCGTCTGGAACACCACCTTCGGGGAAAATACAGATACTTAATCCTTGGTTTAATCTTCGTTGCGCCCTTCGATAAACCCCCGTTCTACTTTGGGTACTTTCCCGGTCCACCATTATACATACCCTTTTATAGAAAAACCCGAATACGGGAATCTTTACCAATTCCTTTTTGCCTACGAAAACAAAAGGATTTTCACTTACATAGAGCATTAACATAATGTCCAACATACTAGTATGGTTGGCCACCAACATATAGCTTTTTCCTAACTTCATTTTTTGATCGTAGATTACCCTTGGCGGACAACCCATGCCATATAGAATGGGCGTGGCCCAAAGGTTCCGTGCCATCCAAAAGAATTTCGGGTACCATTTTTCATTCGATGCGAACAATAGCAAAAAGGGAAAGAACAGAAAGATGGGAAAGGCCACGAGTACGTAAAACCAAACACGATAAAGCGTTTGAAGAATTCGCTTAAGTAGTAACATAAATCAAAAATAGCGATTCTAGCCTTGATTTTTCCTATTTGTTTTACCTTTGCCCTCTTATAGATTAAAGCAAATGGCAAGAATACTTACGGGTATCCAAAGTACGGGAACCCCACACTTAGGCAACATTCTCGGGGCCATAATCCCGGCCATTACAATGGCGAGCGATCCAAAAAACGAGTCGTTTCTTTTTATTGCAGATATGCATTCCCTCACCCAGATCAAGGATGCAAAGGTTCTACGGGCAAATACCTATGCCATAGCATCTGCTTGGCTGGCTTTTGGCTTGGATATCAATAAAACCGTTTTTTACCGCCAAAGCGATGTCCCACAGGTGACCGAACTATCCTGGTACCTAAGCTGTTTTTTTCCTTATCAGCGACTTACCCTTGCACATTCGTTTAAGGATAAAGCAGATCGCTTGGAGGATGTAAATGCCGGACTCTTTACCTATCCCATGCTTATGGCAGCGGATATTCTGCTATATGATGCCCATATAGTTCCTGTAGGAAAGGACCAACTCCAGCATATTGAAATGACCAGGGACGTTGCCCACCGTTTTCATGCCCAACTTGGAGAGACCTTTGTAGTTCCCGATGGAAAAGTACAGGAAGAAACCATGTATGTTCCAGGAACAGATGGTGCCAAAATGAGCAAGAGTAGGGGAAATCTCATTGATTTATTTCAAACCGATAAAAAATTGAGAAAACAGATAATGGGTATCCAAACGGACAGTACTCCTATGGAGGAACCCAAGGACCCCAGCAGGGATACTATTTTTGCCTTGTATAAAATTCTGGCCACACAACCTCAAATCGAGGAGATGACTGCCAATTATTTGGCTGGGAACTATGGCTACGGACACGCCAAACAAGCTCTTTACGAAGTCATCTTAAACAAGTTCGAGGAACCTAGGGAAAAGTTCCATTATTACATGAACCACTTGGAAGAAGTGGACGAAGCCTTGGCCATTGGTGCAGAAAAAGCCAAAAAAGTGGCAGATGGCGTACTTCAAAGAGTAAGGGAAAAGTTGGGTTATTAAGATTTTTGTGGCTTTATCTTTTAATACAAAGTTTTACTTTGTAATTTGAGAGGCAGAACCAAAAATCCTGATGACCAAGACAATAAAATCTTTCTTTTTTTATCCATTATTTATTTTCGGCTTCCTAAACATCGGGGTTGCCCAAACAGAAATCAACGGGAAAGTTGTTGACAGTGATACGGGCGAACCTATACCTTATTGCAATATATCTTTTGAATCCTTAACAGGAGGTACTTCTAGCAATGAACTTGGTGAATTCGTTATCGTGGTAGATTCTTTTCCCGCAAAATTGATCTTCTCACATATAATTTACAGACAGAAAGTTCAAAAAATCCCAAAAACTTCCGTTATAAAGGTTTCCCTTGAGCCCTTGACCATTACTCTGGATGAAGTAGTTATCTCTTCCAAAATAGATCCATTTGCCGTGAAACTGGCAAAAAACGCAATTGAAAAGGCATATAATTCATCAACAGAAGATAATTATGGTCGTGCCTTTTACAGGCAAAAATCGAAGAATGGCGACTCTTATTCTGAATTTTCAGAAATCTTCTATGACATACGTTACAACAACACCGGTATACATGACTGGAATATTAGCGAAGGCAGGTATGCTTTAAATAAAGATGCGGTACACAATAAAAATTACACTTCTTTTTCAAGAATCCTAAAACCATTACAGCCAAATACCAAGGATTTGATCTTTCCATTGCATCCAAATTTTGAATTGTATTATGATCCACGGGTTATCAGTGTGATTCAATCGGACAGTTCAGAAATTGCAGTTGTACACTTTAGACCCAAAAACGATGTAAAAACCCCAATTTTTGATGGGGAGGTCTACATCGATACAAAAACGTATGACATTCTAAAGATAAAAGGAGAATTATCCAATGATAATTTAGTGTTCACAAAGCTTTCGACGAAAAAAAATAGTCATTGGAAAGATTATACTATTTCTTATGAAATCGCCTATAGAAGAAAAAATGCCTCAAAATCATTGTTAGATTACATTAAGGTAGATCAGTCGTTCGACTATTATGTAGACGATAGTTTTCAATTTAACGCAACAAGTACTTCCAATTTAACTTTTTATGAGCACTATACCCCTACATCGAAAAAAAAGTTAGGCAGTAATCTTTCCAGAAAACA
This window of the Maribacter cobaltidurans genome carries:
- the recA gene encoding recombinase RecA, producing MSSEKEAKLKALKLTLDKLDKTYGKGAVMKMGDSVVEDVEVIPSGSLGLDIALGVGGYPRGRVIEIYGPESSGKTTLTLHAIAEAQKKGGIAAFIDAEHAFDRFYAQKLGVDIDNLIISQPDNGEQALEIADNLIRSGAIDIVIIDSVAALTPKSEIEGEMGDSKMGLHARLMSQALRKLTSSISKTHCTVIFINQLREKIGVMFGNPETTTGGNALKFYASVRLDIRRSTQIKDTDGNVQGNKTRVKVVKNKVAPPFRTTEFDIMYGEGISKVGEIIDLGVEYEIIKKSGSWFSYGDTKLGQGRDAVKTLLLDNPELLEELDGKIRDAINAVNK
- the trpS gene encoding tryptophan--tRNA ligase; translation: MARILTGIQSTGTPHLGNILGAIIPAITMASDPKNESFLFIADMHSLTQIKDAKVLRANTYAIASAWLAFGLDINKTVFYRQSDVPQVTELSWYLSCFFPYQRLTLAHSFKDKADRLEDVNAGLFTYPMLMAADILLYDAHIVPVGKDQLQHIEMTRDVAHRFHAQLGETFVVPDGKVQEETMYVPGTDGAKMSKSRGNLIDLFQTDKKLRKQIMGIQTDSTPMEEPKDPSRDTIFALYKILATQPQIEEMTANYLAGNYGYGHAKQALYEVILNKFEEPREKFHYYMNHLEEVDEALAIGAEKAKKVADGVLQRVREKLGY
- a CDS encoding gliding motility lipoprotein GldH; the encoded protein is MRNYLFFGFAFILLSSCNTNVVTTEYKSLPGAVWNKDDVLEFSFSETDTVQEYNMYINVRNDNNFPYSNLYLITSLNTPEGEVLQDTLEYDMALPDGTWLGKGTGSLKENKLWYKENIVFPTSGVYTLEVSHAMRKNGNIQGIMALEGITDVGLEITKSNP
- a CDS encoding PSP1 domain-containing protein, which gives rise to MGCSSCSTGKDGQPKGCKNNGTCGTDGCNKLTVFDWLSNMSLPNGERPFEYVEVRFKNSRKEYFKNTDNLTLSIGDVVATQAQSGHDIGMVTLSGELVRVQMKRKKIDPSKEELPKIYRKATQKDIDIWQKCRNREEEIKKRSREIAIILKLQMKISDVEFQGDGSKATFYYTAEDRVDFRQLIKDMAKAFGIRIEMRQIGYRQEAQRLGGIGSCGRELCCSTWLTDFRSVSTSAARYQQLSLNPQKLAGQCGKLKCCLNYELDVYLDALKDFPAQDTKLFTEKGIAFCQKTDIFKELLWFSYKDDPSNWHVLSKDQVNEILEKNKRKDKVPSLEIYAVDNIVEDKVVFENTVGQDSLTRFDRPKKKSKRNRNRNRKKNTSKNRKPNRSKNNA
- a CDS encoding outer membrane beta-barrel protein; amino-acid sequence: MSKKHLDEFFQEKFKGFEETPDEKVWHTIEASLDKRKKKRILPLWWQLGGVAAVLIMGLLVFNPFEDSIDPDTNGVTDIENTNSDSKSIEDSLNSSKDNTKVTNTENAVEIENRNETLQQNTMVEKDGKNSINSLENGIANSNQKKGSIHSNSTKTNMTVQADEKVSAQNAISKNTSDTKEGQDSGIAAIENNNVEETIPNNEEANSITNNENGIADSESINTDNKKEANKLEGKKSLYDEIKDIEKEGIVEAKSSVNRWSAGPSIAPVYFDALGKGSPVSPMFSGNSKSGNINLSYGLSVAYEISPKLSVRSGVHKVDYGYDTNDVFFTSSLSASSQNRIANIDYAGTAENLVVSANNATLNSGSKSFDVSARTANRSGVMAQQLGYLEVPVELSYALVNKKFGVHIIGGVSSLFLVENEVDLTSGNLTTQIGEANNVNDLNFSANFGLGLGYQFSPKLRLNIEPVFKYQLNTFSNVDGTFNPYTVGVYSGLSFKF
- a CDS encoding RNA polymerase sigma factor, which translates into the protein MLLEELVDRCKKGDRKAQEQLYKQYAGVLFGICLKYSRNKTEAEDNLHDSFMTIFEKIGQYKSKGSFEGWIKRITINTVLQKYRREEYLSLVNENTPEEVTLESDYSDIGLQTLLGYIQELPNKYRATFNLYVLDGYSHNEISELLGTSVGTSKSNLARARMLLREKIESKISQSIIGLMIVIGNCL
- the trhO gene encoding oxygen-dependent tRNA uridine(34) hydroxylase TrhO, translated to MQLYNTLSAKERAALIEEAGQERLTISFYQYAHIGNPAIFRNHLFIHWNELDVLGRIYVAHEGINAQLSVPAENFQQFKDFLDSITFLKNVRLNIAIEQDNMSFLKLKVKVRHKILADGLNDNTFDVTNKGVHVDAEKFNELIEDPDTVLVDMRNHYESEIGHFKNAVTPDVDTFRDSLDIIEKDLQDHKEDKKLVMYCTGGIRCEKASAYYKHKGFKQVFQLEGGIIEYARQVEQKKLENKFVGKNFVFDHRRGERISNDIISQCHQCGEPCDDHVNCANEACHLLFIQCKKCAQKMNNCCSEHCMEIHALPYEEQKALRKGKVVSNKIFKKGRSEVLKFKK
- a CDS encoding lysophospholipid acyltransferase family protein, translated to MLLLKRILQTLYRVWFYVLVAFPIFLFFPFLLLFASNEKWYPKFFWMARNLWATPILYGMGCPPRVIYDQKMKLGKSYMLVANHTSMLDIMLMLYVSENPFVFVGKKELVKIPVFGFFYKRVCIMVDRESTQSRTGVYRRAQRRLNQGLSICIFPEGGVPDDENIILDNFKDGAFKMAIAHKIPLVPITFYDNKKRFSFTFFSGGPGTVRARVHEFFETGILSEEDKSTLREEVRDIIYNDLISSGR